Proteins from one Burkholderia oklahomensis C6786 genomic window:
- the lptM gene encoding LPS translocon maturation chaperone LptM has protein sequence MRIVFQMSAIVAALALAGCGQRGPLYMPVVPPLPPKPTEQTLPPSDVTPDAETASVRDNGASGAADAPLTLSPDLSTQRTPQAAPASGASSAL, from the coding sequence ATGCGTATCGTTTTCCAGATGAGCGCGATTGTAGCGGCTTTGGCGCTCGCAGGCTGCGGCCAGCGCGGCCCGCTGTACATGCCGGTCGTGCCGCCGCTGCCGCCCAAGCCGACTGAACAGACGCTGCCGCCGTCGGACGTGACGCCCGACGCGGAAACGGCTTCGGTGCGCGACAACGGCGCATCCGGCGCCGCCGACGCGCCGCTCACGCTGTCGCCCGACCTGTCGACGCAACGCACGCCGCAAGCGGCGCCCGCGTCCGGCGCCTCTTCCGCCCTATGA
- the lysA gene encoding diaminopimelate decarboxylase, whose amino-acid sequence MTQAAFDYVDGTLHAERVAAAELAERFGTPLFVYSRAALTAAYDAYAKACAGRRASVHVAVKANSNLGVLNVFARLGAGFDIVSGGELARVLAAGGRAQNVVFSGVGKSADEMRAALEAGVKCFNVESTPELDRLNAVAASLGKRAPVSLRVNPDVDPKTHPYISTGLKANKFGIAFDEARATYRAAAALPNLDVVGIDCHIGSQITELSPYLDAIDKLLDLVEQIEADGVKIHHVDVGGGLGITYDDETPPDIGAYVRAVLERIDARGHGHREIWFEPGRSLTGNAGILLTRVEFLKQGDEKNFAIVDAAMNDLARPAMYEAFHAIEPVKPRTDIATAVYDVVGPVCESGDWLGRERSLAIAPGDLLAIRSAGAYGFTMSSNYNTRPRAAEVIVDGANAYLVRPRETVESLFERESVLPGGK is encoded by the coding sequence ATGACTCAAGCTGCATTTGACTACGTCGACGGCACGCTCCACGCCGAGCGCGTCGCCGCCGCCGAACTCGCCGAGCGTTTCGGCACCCCGCTGTTCGTCTATTCGCGCGCCGCGCTCACCGCGGCCTACGACGCTTATGCGAAAGCGTGCGCGGGCCGCCGCGCGTCGGTTCACGTCGCCGTGAAGGCGAACAGCAACCTCGGCGTGCTGAACGTGTTCGCGCGGCTTGGCGCGGGCTTCGACATCGTGTCGGGCGGCGAGCTCGCCCGCGTGCTCGCCGCAGGCGGCCGCGCGCAGAACGTCGTGTTCTCGGGCGTCGGCAAGAGCGCGGACGAAATGCGCGCCGCGCTCGAAGCGGGCGTCAAATGCTTCAACGTCGAATCGACCCCGGAACTCGACCGGCTGAACGCCGTCGCCGCGTCACTCGGCAAGCGCGCGCCCGTGTCGCTGCGCGTGAATCCGGATGTCGATCCGAAGACGCATCCGTACATCTCGACCGGGCTGAAAGCGAACAAGTTCGGCATCGCGTTCGACGAAGCGCGCGCGACCTACCGCGCGGCGGCCGCGCTGCCGAACCTCGACGTGGTCGGCATCGACTGCCACATCGGCTCGCAGATCACCGAACTGAGCCCGTACCTCGACGCGATCGACAAGCTGCTCGATCTCGTCGAGCAGATCGAGGCGGACGGCGTGAAGATCCACCACGTCGACGTCGGCGGCGGGCTCGGCATCACGTACGACGACGAAACGCCGCCCGACATCGGCGCCTACGTGCGCGCGGTGCTCGAGCGCATCGACGCGCGCGGCCACGGCCATCGCGAAATATGGTTCGAGCCGGGCCGCTCGCTGACGGGCAACGCGGGCATTCTGCTCACGCGCGTCGAGTTCCTGAAGCAGGGCGACGAAAAGAACTTCGCGATCGTCGACGCGGCGATGAACGATCTCGCCCGTCCCGCGATGTATGAAGCGTTTCACGCGATCGAGCCGGTGAAGCCGCGCACGGACATCGCGACGGCGGTCTACGACGTCGTCGGCCCGGTCTGCGAAAGCGGCGACTGGCTCGGCCGCGAGCGATCGCTCGCGATCGCGCCGGGCGATCTGCTCGCGATTCGCTCCGCGGGCGCGTACGGCTTCACGATGAGCTCGAACTACAACACGCGGCCGCGCGCGGCCGAGGTGATCGTCGACGGCGCGAACGCGTATCTCGTGCGTCCGCGCGAAACGGTCGAAAGCCTGTTCGAACGAGAATCGGTGCTGCCCGGCGGCAAGTGA
- the cyaY gene encoding iron donor protein CyaY: MSDTDYLARAEAVLTAVERSVDDANDGDADIDLERNGSVLTLTFENGSKIIVNLQPPMQEVWIAAKAGGFHYRFVDGAWRDTRSGQEFFAALTGYATQQAGMPITFSA; the protein is encoded by the coding sequence ATGTCCGATACTGATTACCTGGCCCGTGCCGAAGCCGTGCTGACGGCCGTCGAGCGGTCGGTCGACGATGCCAACGACGGCGACGCCGACATCGATCTCGAGCGCAACGGCAGCGTGCTCACGCTCACGTTCGAGAACGGCTCGAAGATCATCGTGAACCTGCAGCCGCCGATGCAGGAAGTCTGGATCGCCGCGAAAGCGGGCGGTTTCCACTACCGGTTCGTCGACGGCGCGTGGCGCGATACGCGCAGCGGCCAGGAGTTCTTCGCTGCGCTGACCGGCTACGCGACCCAGCAGGCCGGAATGCCGATCACGTTCAGCGCGTGA